The following are from one region of the Flavobacteriaceae bacterium UJ101 genome:
- a CDS encoding magnesium transporter MgtE (Acts as a magnesium transporter; Belongs to the SLC41A transporter family; Contains 2 CBS domains.) yields the protein MSDVKNISPEFIENLLQNIKKRNNKAIIEAFSDMHPADIAEILDDFELEDEAYVLDILDNDLSSDIFIEIDDDDRKKILQKLTSKEIAESVIKEIDSDDAADIIAELPEEQKEEVIAELDDVEQAKDIVELLRYDEDTAGGLMGKELIKVNQDWNVLTCVKEMRKQAEELEQVNTIYVVDVHDILLGTLSLKKLLTTSTRTKVEEIYRDNIRFVSVKDSDVEVANVMSKYDLYEIPVVDEMNRLVGRISIDDVVDVIKEEAEKDYQLASGISQDVDSDDTIWKLTKARLPWLVLGLFGGLASARIMGGFDEALARFPELFFFTPLIAAMAGNVGVQSSAIIVQAIANDDLKGKLSDRLLKEFGLSLVNGFVLSGLVILFGGIIGFHWLTSLTIAISLMSVIILAGFIGTLVPIVLHNRGIDPALATGPFITTSNDILGILLYFLIAKMVLGF from the coding sequence ATGAGTGATGTAAAAAACATATCGCCAGAATTTATAGAAAATCTTCTACAAAACATCAAAAAACGCAACAATAAAGCGATTATTGAGGCCTTTTCTGATATGCACCCTGCTGATATAGCGGAAATATTAGATGATTTTGAATTAGAAGATGAAGCATATGTTTTAGATATTTTAGATAATGATTTGTCCTCTGATATTTTTATTGAAATAGATGATGATGATCGAAAAAAAATTCTTCAAAAACTAACCTCTAAAGAAATTGCAGAATCGGTAATTAAAGAAATTGATTCTGATGATGCAGCAGATATTATTGCAGAACTTCCTGAAGAGCAAAAAGAAGAGGTTATTGCAGAGTTAGACGATGTTGAACAAGCCAAGGATATTGTAGAATTATTACGTTATGATGAGGATACAGCTGGAGGTTTAATGGGGAAAGAGCTCATAAAGGTTAATCAAGATTGGAATGTTTTAACCTGTGTGAAAGAAATGCGTAAACAGGCTGAAGAATTAGAACAAGTCAATACAATTTATGTTGTAGATGTCCATGATATTTTGTTAGGAACCCTCTCTCTGAAAAAATTATTAACTACATCAACACGTACAAAAGTTGAAGAAATCTATCGAGATAATATTCGTTTTGTTTCAGTTAAAGATTCAGATGTTGAAGTAGCCAATGTAATGAGTAAATACGATTTGTATGAAATTCCAGTTGTAGATGAGATGAATCGTTTAGTAGGACGTATTTCAATTGATGATGTAGTAGATGTAATTAAAGAGGAAGCGGAAAAAGATTACCAATTAGCATCAGGTATTTCGCAAGATGTGGATTCAGATGATACGATTTGGAAACTTACTAAAGCACGTTTACCTTGGTTGGTTTTAGGACTTTTTGGAGGGTTAGCAAGTGCACGAATCATGGGTGGATTTGATGAAGCTTTAGCACGTTTTCCTGAACTTTTCTTTTTTACTCCTTTGATTGCTGCTATGGCAGGGAATGTAGGAGTACAATCTTCTGCTATTATTGTTCAGGCTATTGCAAATGATGATTTAAAAGGGAAACTTTCTGATCGGTTGTTAAAAGAATTTGGATTGAGTTTAGTAAATGGATTTGTTTTATCAGGATTGGTTATTTTGTTTGGGGGTATTATAGGCTTTCATTGGTTAACCAGTTTAACTATTGCGATTTCATTAATGTCTGTTATTATTTTGGCAGGTTTTATTGGAACCCTTGTGCCCATTGTTTTACATAATAGAGGAATAGATCCTGCATTAGCTACAGGACCTTTTATTACAACGAGTAATGATATTTTAGGTATTCTATTGTATTTCTTAATTGCAAAAATGGTTTTAGGATTTTAA
- the ksgA gene encoding 16S rRNA (adenine(1518)-N(6)/adenine(1519)-N(6))-dimethyltransferase (Specifically dimethylates two adjacent adenosines (A1518 and A1519) in the loop of a conserved hairpin near the 3'-end of 16S rRNA in the 30S particle. May play a critical role in biogenesis of 30S subunits; Belongs to the class I-like SAM-binding methyltransferase superfamily. rRNA adenine N(6)-methyltransferase family. RsmA subfamily.; KEGG: pld:PalTV_159 16S rRNA (adenine1518-N6/adenine1519-N6)-dimethyltransferase): MSKVKAKKHLGQHFLIDESIAQKTAEALQFKGYQKVLEIGPGMGVLTQFLLRKEEVETYVVEIDKESVVYLQEHYPVLKERIIEGDFLKLDLQAYFKESFAVVGNFPYNISSQILFKTIENRAFIPEFAGMFQKEVAERAAAKHGNKTYGVLSVLVQAYYDVEYLFTVHENVFNPPPKVKSGVMRMVRKEEPLGCDDQLFKTIVKAGFNQRRKTIRNSLKGLGIPDSLKEHKFLTLRPEQLSVQDFVELTKLFEKERS, from the coding sequence TCTTGGACAGCATTTTTTGATTGATGAAAGTATTGCTCAAAAAACAGCTGAAGCTTTACAATTTAAAGGATATCAAAAGGTGTTGGAAATAGGCCCTGGCATGGGGGTTTTGACTCAGTTTTTGTTAAGAAAAGAAGAAGTAGAAACTTATGTGGTTGAAATTGATAAAGAATCGGTAGTCTATTTACAAGAACATTACCCTGTGTTAAAAGAACGAATTATAGAAGGGGATTTCTTAAAATTAGATTTACAAGCGTATTTTAAAGAGTCTTTTGCTGTAGTTGGAAACTTTCCCTATAATATTTCCTCTCAGATTTTATTTAAAACAATTGAAAATAGAGCCTTTATTCCTGAGTTTGCTGGAATGTTTCAAAAAGAAGTTGCAGAAAGAGCTGCAGCTAAGCATGGTAATAAAACATACGGTGTTTTATCCGTTTTAGTTCAAGCTTATTATGATGTAGAATATTTGTTTACAGTGCATGAAAATGTATTTAATCCACCACCAAAAGTAAAATCGGGTGTTATGCGAATGGTTCGTAAAGAAGAACCGTTGGGTTGTGATGATCAATTATTTAAAACGATTGTAAAAGCAGGGTTTAATCAGCGAAGAAAAACCATTCGAAATTCTTTGAAAGGTTTAGGGATTCCAGATTCGTTAAAAGAACATAAATTTCTTACCTTGCGTCCTGAACAATTATCAGTTCAAGATTTTGTTGAGTTGACTAAGTTGTTTGAAAAAGAAAGAAGTTAA